The Salinirubellus salinus genome segment GGTATCGAAGTAGACGCGGTGTTCGGTGACGCGACCGTCGTCGAAGGTGAGCTTCGAGACGCCCCGGACGTCCATCCGGCGACCCGTGGGCGGGAGGCCGTTCAGGTTCCCCTCGTGGGTGCCCGTCAGGCGGACCTCGTACATCGCCCCCGCCTCGTCGGCGAACAGGTCCAGTACCTCGACCTCGAAGTCGGGGTAGCCCGTCGTCACGCCCTCGAGGAACTGCCGGAGCCCCTCGCGGCCGTGGACCTCGCCCTTCGGCCCCGCGACGCCCTCTTCCGGCGCGGCCGGGTCGTACATCACGAACCAGTCGGTGACCAGCTCCTCGATGGCCGACGAATCACGGGTGTTCCACATCTCGACGTACGCCTCGACGAGTTCGACCGACGCT includes the following:
- a CDS encoding ester cyclase — its product is MASQNTRASTAPAASVELVEAYVEMWNTRDSSAIEELVTDWFVMYDPAAPEEGVAGPKGEVHGREGLRQFLEGVTTGYPDFEVEVLDLFADEAGAMYEVRLTGTHEGNLNGLPPTGRRMDVRGVSKLTFDDGRVTEHRVYFDTREVMEQLGMTFPAVLFQLPKLLLGAVRGGR